A region of Granulibacter bethesdensis DNA encodes the following proteins:
- a CDS encoding acyl-CoA thioesterase, whose translation MSDPDLTSSSHAEDPELSEGEGPPTEPPMIRTIAMPADTNPAGDIFGGWLMSLMDMAAGNVATRYARGRCVTVAVDSIAFLAPVVVGDEVSLYAKLLSTGRSSMRIAVEAWRRPRVAEDYRKVTRAVFVFVAIDENRRARPLPTSTLELE comes from the coding sequence ATGTCCGATCCAGACTTAACCTCTTCCTCTCATGCTGAGGATCCTGAACTGTCCGAAGGTGAAGGCCCGCCCACCGAGCCGCCCATGATCCGTACCATCGCCATGCCGGCGGATACGAATCCGGCAGGTGATATTTTCGGCGGCTGGCTGATGTCGCTGATGGATATGGCAGCCGGAAATGTGGCCACACGCTATGCGCGGGGCCGCTGCGTCACGGTCGCTGTCGACTCGATCGCCTTTCTGGCTCCGGTGGTGGTGGGAGATGAGGTCAGCCTGTATGCGAAGCTGCTCTCCACCGGTCGCAGTTCGATGCGGATTGCGGTGGAGGCGTGGCGACGCCCGCGCGTTGCGGAAGATTACCGCAAGGTGACGCGGGCCGTGTTCGTGTTTGTCGCCATTGATGAAAATCGGCGGGCCCGTCCGTTGCCTACGAGCACTCTCGAACTCGAATAA
- a CDS encoding malonic semialdehyde reductase: MTDTATSSQPDSSIPAALPALDDRLAAAIFREGRTFDRWKPQPVSDETLRAVYDLARLGPTSGNSCPARFVFIRHPEAKQKLRSALSGGNVEKTMQAPVTVIVAHDPLFYDKLPHLWPYEDARDWFVHNAALAEETAIRNATLQGAYLLLAARTIGLDAGPMSGFDRAKVDSAFLMPQGWRSEFLINLGYGDPEDLPPRAPRLTFEEACEIL, encoded by the coding sequence ATGACCGATACAGCGACCTCTTCCCAGCCAGACAGCTCTATCCCGGCAGCCCTCCCTGCACTGGATGACAGGCTGGCAGCTGCCATTTTCCGGGAGGGGCGAACCTTTGACCGCTGGAAACCCCAGCCGGTCAGTGATGAAACCCTGCGCGCCGTCTATGATCTGGCCCGGCTCGGCCCGACATCCGGCAATTCCTGTCCGGCCCGGTTCGTTTTCATCCGCCATCCGGAAGCGAAGCAGAAGCTGCGCTCCGCCCTGTCCGGCGGGAATGTCGAAAAGACCATGCAGGCGCCCGTCACGGTCATCGTCGCGCATGATCCGTTATTTTACGATAAACTGCCGCATTTGTGGCCTTATGAGGATGCCCGCGACTGGTTCGTGCATAATGCGGCGCTGGCCGAAGAAACCGCGATCCGGAATGCCACCCTGCAAGGGGCTTATCTGCTGCTGGCTGCCCGTACAATCGGGCTGGATGCCGGCCCCATGTCTGGCTTCGACCGGGCGAAGGTCGATTCCGCTTTTCTGATGCCGCAGGGTTGGCGCAGCGAATTTCTGATCAATCTCGGCTATGGCGATCCTGAAGACCTCCCTCCCCGCGCACCGCGTCTGACATTCGAGGAAGCCTGCGAGATCCTGTAA
- a CDS encoding cell wall metabolism sensor histidine kinase WalK, translating to MPLTFPPPPPAIKPPGMTLFWQTAVRLSLPFLLLLGALAAFQLLAWRECAITASIIVALALLAASLRVIELRELYTALRAGDGMKADAPHDGRVTWGAPHWLKAETRRVTGAFALQVAAADDRALLNETIVEKLPDPLIILDERRMPARRNEAARTTFGRDLPAVLRHPGIQAAVTKAYETRIRQNARIVLAAPMQREVEATILHLEPDLQKTGNALLVLSDRSREAAVERMRADFVANASHELRTPLASLIGFIETLRGPAAEDLPAQARFLGIMAEQAERMNRLIDDLLSLSRIELMEHQRPDRPVMLNELIERQIEAFEPRLQERNMRLQLNLPPLPKVAGDADQLTQVLQNLLDNAIKYGRDGGEVTMTAIETGLETGISTAQPEQDVSLNAYGLKRRGVLVKVRDDGPGISRMHLPRLTERFYRVDKARSRAASGTGLGLAIVKHIVNRHRGQLFIESEQGKGSIFAFWLPVWEKSPTGMLPRDNDTGAGDSGVGDSGIGLASSAFQTPPPHQDSAVSL from the coding sequence GTGCCCCTGACTTTTCCTCCCCCCCCTCCGGCGATCAAACCGCCGGGCATGACGTTGTTCTGGCAGACGGCCGTGCGGCTGAGTCTGCCCTTCCTGCTGCTGCTGGGCGCACTGGCCGCGTTTCAGCTTCTGGCATGGCGGGAATGTGCGATCACCGCGTCGATCATCGTGGCATTGGCGCTGTTGGCAGCTTCATTGCGGGTCATCGAATTGAGAGAATTGTATACTGCTCTTCGTGCGGGTGACGGCATGAAGGCGGATGCGCCGCATGATGGGCGGGTGACATGGGGGGCGCCGCACTGGTTGAAAGCGGAAACCCGCCGCGTGACCGGCGCTTTTGCGCTTCAGGTTGCGGCAGCCGATGATCGCGCCCTGCTGAACGAAACGATTGTTGAAAAACTGCCCGATCCGCTGATCATTCTGGACGAGCGTCGCATGCCTGCGCGCCGTAACGAGGCGGCCCGCACGACTTTTGGCCGCGATCTTCCGGCTGTGCTGCGTCATCCTGGCATTCAGGCGGCGGTGACGAAAGCGTACGAAACCCGCATCCGCCAGAATGCCCGGATCGTGCTGGCTGCGCCGATGCAGCGGGAGGTCGAGGCGACAATCCTGCATCTGGAGCCTGATCTTCAGAAAACGGGTAATGCCCTGCTGGTTCTGTCGGACCGCTCAAGGGAGGCGGCGGTGGAGCGGATGCGAGCCGATTTCGTCGCCAATGCCAGCCATGAGTTGCGTACACCGCTTGCCAGCCTGATCGGTTTTATCGAGACCTTGCGTGGCCCCGCCGCCGAAGATCTTCCAGCCCAGGCCCGTTTCCTGGGCATCATGGCAGAGCAGGCCGAGCGGATGAACCGGCTGATCGATGATCTGCTCAGCCTGTCGCGGATCGAATTGATGGAGCACCAGCGCCCGGACCGCCCGGTCATGCTGAATGAGCTGATCGAACGTCAGATCGAGGCGTTCGAGCCACGCCTTCAGGAACGGAACATGCGGTTGCAACTGAACCTGCCGCCTCTGCCGAAAGTGGCCGGGGATGCGGATCAGTTGACGCAGGTTTTGCAGAATCTTTTGGACAACGCGATCAAATACGGGCGTGACGGCGGAGAGGTCACGATGACCGCCATCGAGACCGGCCTGGAGACGGGCATTTCGACTGCCCAGCCTGAGCAGGATGTTTCCCTGAATGCTTACGGCCTGAAACGGCGTGGTGTGCTGGTGAAGGTCAGGGATGATGGTCCCGGTATTTCACGCATGCACCTGCCGCGCCTGACGGAGCGATTCTACCGGGTGGACAAGGCACGGTCCCGTGCGGCCAGCGGCACCGGGCTGGGCCTGGCGATCGTCAAGCACATCGTCAACCGTCATCGTGGCCAGTTGTTCATCGAGAGCGAGCAGGGGAAAGGCAGCATTTTCGCCTTTTGGCTTCCCGTGTGGGAGAAATCACCGACCGGGATGCTGCCCAGAGACAATGACACAGGTGCCGGGGATTCAGGCGTGGGGGATTCAGGTATCGGGCTGGCCTCATCCGCTTTTCAGACCCCTCCGCCCCATCAGGACAGTGCGGTGTCCCTGTAG
- a CDS encoding penicillin-binding protein activator yields the protein MRRRTLSLLVASLALAGCSNTLSGGSGPFRLSGSAGQGNGKLDHLAILLPLSGPEAPRGQAMLKAAQLALDVPGSPRLEPIDTHGTPNGAAQAAQAAVAGGAYMILGPFSAAETGAAAAPARQAGIPVLAFTSSPSQAQPGVWVMGLTPDQQVERLVQAARAQGRTRIAALLPNTELGSAMGRALVQFAPDATVRHYSGGMEAMNATVRDLSGYASRRGPLEQKIRAAKKSGDRKLAAELSRSSVPPPPFDALLLADVGTRLAEIGSLLPYYDINTPTVRIMGPALWSSERARAGAGNTLNGAWYAAPDQATRTDYVQRYQAKYGSAPLALQDLAYDAASIARVIASEGSVSVDSLTRPAGFAGVDGVLVLHPDGKVSRGLALYEIESGSPKMIEPAPQKLNSAGS from the coding sequence ATGCGGCGTCGGACATTGTCTCTCCTCGTGGCCAGTCTGGCACTGGCGGGGTGCTCGAACACCCTTTCAGGGGGTAGCGGCCCATTCCGTCTCAGCGGTAGCGCAGGGCAGGGTAACGGTAAACTGGACCATCTGGCGATTCTGTTGCCGCTCTCCGGTCCCGAGGCTCCGCGCGGGCAGGCGATGCTCAAGGCGGCGCAGCTGGCGCTTGATGTCCCCGGTTCCCCGCGTCTGGAGCCGATTGATACGCATGGCACGCCCAACGGTGCGGCACAGGCAGCCCAGGCAGCGGTAGCGGGCGGTGCCTACATGATTCTCGGCCCGTTCAGCGCGGCTGAAACCGGCGCGGCGGCAGCGCCCGCCCGGCAGGCCGGGATACCCGTCCTCGCCTTTACCTCCAGCCCGTCCCAGGCCCAGCCCGGTGTATGGGTGATGGGGCTGACCCCGGATCAGCAGGTAGAGCGGCTGGTGCAGGCCGCACGCGCACAGGGCAGGACCCGTATTGCAGCTCTGCTGCCGAATACCGAGCTGGGCTCTGCCATGGGCCGGGCGCTGGTGCAGTTTGCGCCGGATGCCACGGTGCGGCATTACTCCGGCGGGATGGAGGCCATGAACGCCACCGTGCGTGACCTGTCCGGTTATGCCAGCCGTCGCGGGCCACTGGAGCAAAAAATCCGTGCGGCCAAAAAGAGCGGTGATCGCAAACTGGCAGCAGAGTTGTCGCGCAGCTCCGTTCCGCCGCCGCCTTTCGATGCGCTGTTGCTTGCAGATGTCGGAACCCGTCTGGCCGAGATCGGCAGTCTGTTGCCCTATTATGATATCAACACCCCGACGGTGCGTATCATGGGGCCTGCCTTGTGGTCATCGGAACGTGCCCGTGCGGGGGCTGGCAATACGCTGAACGGAGCATGGTATGCGGCCCCTGATCAGGCCACGCGCACTGATTATGTGCAGCGTTATCAGGCAAAATATGGCTCGGCACCGCTGGCTTTGCAGGATTTGGCCTATGATGCCGCCTCCATCGCGCGGGTCATTGCCAGTGAAGGCAGCGTGTCGGTGGACAGCCTGACCCGACCGGCCGGGTTTGCGGGCGTGGATGGGGTGCTGGTGCTGCATCCGGATGGAAAGGTCAGCCGCGGGCTGGCGTTGTATGAGATAGAGTCGGGCAGTCCCAAAATGATTGAACCTGCTCCGCAGAAGCTGAACTCTGCCGGAAGCTGA
- the rsmI gene encoding 16S rRNA (cytidine(1402)-2'-O)-methyltransferase, giving the protein MSDAACDPLSTGTSLPDAHIRQANAENPAIVAQPARTTEQDDPDEQARALPAGLAPSGLVLVSTPIGNLQDMSTRGIETLRHADMILCEDTRTTTRLCTAFGINRRLEALHEHNEEARIPALLGMMRAGKRLALVSDAGTPLVSDPGFRLVRAALAEGLPVTGIPGANAALLALTLSGLPPHPFLFLGFPAPKEAARRTGFTSLRAAEAAGLSTTMIWHEAPHRLAACLHDMLAVFGDRPAAVARELTKRFEEVRRGSLSDLTRHYQAHEARGEITVLLGPAPAEQATAQDLDTALLQALETHSVKDAAALVATAIAMPRKQVYARALQLQQQSK; this is encoded by the coding sequence ATGTCCGACGCCGCATGCGATCCCCTTTCCACCGGTACATCTCTGCCCGATGCCCACATCCGGCAGGCAAACGCAGAGAACCCGGCCATTGTTGCACAACCCGCCCGAACGACGGAACAGGACGATCCGGACGAACAGGCCCGTGCTCTTCCCGCTGGTCTTGCGCCTTCCGGTCTTGTGCTCGTCTCCACGCCGATCGGCAACCTTCAGGACATGTCGACACGTGGCATTGAGACACTCAGACACGCCGATATGATCCTGTGCGAGGATACCCGCACCACCACCCGCCTCTGCACTGCTTTCGGCATCAACCGCCGTCTGGAAGCCCTGCATGAGCATAATGAGGAAGCCCGGATTCCCGCCCTGCTGGGCATGATGCGGGCCGGGAAGCGGCTGGCGCTCGTCTCCGATGCCGGCACACCGCTGGTCTCCGATCCCGGATTCCGGCTGGTGCGTGCCGCCCTTGCCGAAGGGCTTCCGGTAACCGGCATTCCGGGCGCCAATGCGGCCCTGCTGGCCCTGACCCTGTCCGGCCTGCCGCCGCATCCCTTCCTGTTCCTGGGCTTCCCCGCCCCGAAGGAGGCCGCGCGACGCACCGGCTTTACCAGCTTACGGGCGGCAGAGGCAGCCGGGCTGAGCACCACCATGATCTGGCACGAGGCTCCTCACAGGCTGGCAGCCTGCCTGCATGACATGCTGGCCGTTTTCGGGGATCGCCCCGCCGCCGTCGCGCGGGAACTGACCAAGCGGTTCGAGGAAGTCCGACGCGGCTCTCTCTCCGACCTGACCCGGCATTATCAGGCCCATGAAGCACGCGGCGAGATCACCGTGCTGCTCGGCCCCGCCCCGGCAGAACAGGCCACGGCGCAGGATCTGGATACCGCCCTGTTGCAGGCGCTGGAAACCCACAGCGTCAAGGATGCGGCCGCCCTGGTGGCAACCGCCATCGCCATGCCGCGCAAACAGGTTTATGCGCGCGCCTTGCAGCTTCAGCAGCAGTCGAAATGA
- a CDS encoding dipeptidase: protein MDPQTLHHSLLTFDSHIDIPWPDGPGAFEDSPRRHVDIPKMERGSLSAGCLVAYVPQGPRTDEGRSAARDRAMAMLETIRRIGEEAASHGKSVRVVDTADAIEAAHRDKAIAILPAVENGYAMGTDLTVLDRFRALGARYLTLTHNGHNDIADSARPIPALGDDGPEHHGLSALGRDVIQRLNRLGMLVDVSHASKETMIQAADLSTTPVVATHSCVRALCDHPRNLDDEQLDVLKSTGGLIQITAMDGFLRKGGTLETVSVADFVDHIDYVVRRIGIAHVGISSDFDGGGEITGWRNAADSPNLTAELVKRGYDEAAIQAFWGGNFLRLLRIAEQRAG from the coding sequence ATGGACCCGCAAACGCTGCATCATTCCCTGCTGACTTTCGACAGCCATATCGACATCCCATGGCCGGACGGGCCGGGAGCGTTCGAGGACAGCCCGAGGCGGCATGTCGATATTCCCAAAATGGAGCGCGGCTCGCTCTCCGCCGGATGTCTGGTGGCCTATGTGCCGCAGGGGCCGCGCACCGATGAAGGCCGCAGCGCTGCCCGCGACCGCGCCATGGCCATGCTGGAAACGATCCGGCGAATCGGCGAAGAGGCTGCCTCCCACGGTAAATCCGTGCGCGTGGTCGATACCGCCGACGCCATCGAAGCGGCCCATCGCGACAAGGCCATCGCCATTCTTCCGGCGGTCGAGAACGGCTATGCCATGGGCACCGATCTGACCGTGCTGGACCGGTTCCGTGCTTTGGGGGCGCGGTATCTGACCCTGACCCATAACGGCCATAACGACATTGCCGACTCAGCCCGCCCCATTCCGGCACTGGGTGATGACGGGCCGGAGCATCATGGCCTGTCCGCACTGGGGCGGGACGTCATCCAGCGCCTCAACCGGCTTGGGATGCTGGTCGATGTCAGCCATGCCTCGAAAGAGACCATGATTCAGGCGGCCGATCTTTCCACCACGCCGGTCGTGGCCACACATTCCTGTGTCCGGGCGCTGTGCGATCATCCGCGCAATCTCGATGACGAACAGCTCGATGTGCTGAAAAGCACGGGGGGGCTGATCCAGATCACCGCCATGGACGGATTCCTGCGCAAGGGGGGCACGCTGGAAACGGTCAGCGTCGCGGATTTTGTCGATCACATTGATTATGTGGTGCGCCGCATCGGCATCGCGCATGTCGGCATTTCCTCCGACTTTGATGGCGGCGGAGAAATCACCGGCTGGCGAAATGCAGCGGACAGCCCGAACCTGACCGCCGAACTGGTGAAGCGCGGCTATGATGAAGCCGCCATCCAGGCATTCTGGGGTGGCAATTTCCTGCGTCTGTTACGAATCGCGGAGCAGCGTGCGGGCTGA
- the upp gene encoding uracil phosphoribosyltransferase — MDRTDETFPTLTVLRHPLLQHKLTLLRRHDTSTGEFRRLVREMSLLMGYEVTRALPVEDIEIETPLEKMRSPVLTGKKLCLVSILRAGNGLLDGLLELIPAARVGHVGLYRDEATLMPVEYYLKLPADIAERLVVVVDPMLATGGSAVTAITRLKQAGAVQIVFLCLLAVPEGVRHLASNHPDIEIVTVGLDRELDANGYIRPGLGDAGDRLFGTK; from the coding sequence ATGGACCGGACAGATGAGACCTTCCCAACTCTGACAGTGCTGCGTCACCCGCTGTTGCAGCACAAGCTGACCTTGCTGCGGCGTCATGACACGTCCACCGGGGAATTCCGCCGTCTGGTGCGGGAGATGAGCCTGTTGATGGGGTATGAGGTCACGCGCGCCCTGCCTGTCGAGGATATCGAGATTGAAACGCCGCTGGAGAAGATGCGGTCCCCGGTTCTGACTGGCAAGAAATTGTGTCTGGTCTCGATTCTCCGGGCTGGCAACGGGCTTCTGGATGGATTGCTTGAGCTGATCCCCGCTGCCCGGGTCGGCCATGTCGGTCTGTATCGTGATGAGGCGACGCTGATGCCGGTGGAGTATTATCTGAAACTCCCCGCCGATATTGCCGAGCGGCTGGTGGTGGTGGTTGATCCGATGCTTGCCACCGGAGGGTCGGCGGTAACGGCGATCACGCGGTTGAAACAGGCCGGAGCGGTACAGATCGTTTTCCTGTGCCTGCTGGCAGTGCCGGAAGGGGTGCGTCATCTGGCCTCCAACCATCCGGATATCGAGATCGTTACCGTCGGGCTGGATCGGGAGCTGGATGCGAATGGCTATATCCGGCCCGGCCTTGGTGATGCGGGGGATCGCCTGTTCGGCACGAAATAA
- the mobA gene encoding molybdenum cofactor guanylyltransferase MobA — MADDGPAIPGIVLAGGLARRMGGGDKGLCLLHGRPLLAHICARIRPQVTMLALNANGDPSRLTQVLSREPDYSAWAPAAILHDQIPDFPGPLAGVLAGLAWAESHGFTHMLSVPGDTPYLPPDLVHRLWIARQSLTETSQEAAGTAIALARSGDRTHPVIGIWPVMLKDALSQALHNGMRRIGQFTAAFPVAHAQWAMTDAGDPFININTPADLDHARLAGAAFPS, encoded by the coding sequence ATGGCAGATGATGGTCCTGCCATACCCGGCATCGTTCTGGCCGGTGGTCTGGCCCGCAGAATGGGCGGTGGCGACAAGGGTCTGTGCCTGCTTCATGGCCGTCCGCTGCTGGCCCATATCTGCGCCCGCATCCGACCTCAGGTGACCATGCTGGCCCTGAATGCCAATGGCGATCCCTCCCGTCTGACGCAGGTTCTGAGCCGTGAGCCGGATTATTCGGCATGGGCGCCGGCCGCAATCCTGCACGACCAGATCCCGGACTTTCCCGGTCCCTTGGCGGGTGTGCTGGCAGGATTGGCATGGGCCGAGTCGCATGGTTTCACCCATATGCTGAGTGTACCAGGCGATACGCCCTACCTGCCGCCCGATCTGGTCCACCGCCTTTGGATTGCCCGGCAGAGCCTGACCGAAACCTCACAGGAAGCAGCCGGAACCGCTATCGCCCTTGCCCGTTCCGGGGACCGCACCCATCCTGTCATCGGCATCTGGCCAGTCATGCTGAAAGATGCCCTGTCGCAGGCGCTGCACAATGGCATGCGGCGCATCGGCCAGTTCACTGCCGCTTTTCCGGTGGCTCATGCCCAATGGGCCATGACCGACGCAGGTGATCCATTCATCAATATCAATACTCCAGCCGATCTGGACCATGCCCGGCTTGCAGGAGCAGCCTTCCCGTCATGA
- a CDS encoding alpha/beta hydrolase, whose protein sequence is MTDLSYDPQTLLDPEAAGFLARMQQPDRPHLHTMPPEQARAIYDRGQLHLNPDPPPIAERHDLACPVEGGEIILRLYRNAPPSPEGDPVFVFFHGGGWVLGTLDTHDVPCRQIAIAAGITVISVGYRLAPEHKFPTAVNDAIAACQWIAHNAAMLGIDPAHIAVGGDSAGGNLAAVLCLTARDQPILPHPIRQQILLYPSTDMRGRQASHTLFGQGFGLTSDTMRYFLTHYLSSPHDIRDWRASPLLAPRHDALPEALIITSGCDPLRDEGEDYAIKLREAGVAVSMQRLEGQIHGFLTIGRYLSAAGDTIATIADCLRRLQGKKPTPFTTSSPVSQG, encoded by the coding sequence ATGACCGACCTCTCTTACGATCCGCAGACCTTGCTGGACCCGGAAGCGGCCGGATTTCTGGCCCGTATGCAGCAACCGGACCGGCCACACCTGCACACAATGCCACCGGAACAGGCACGGGCGATCTATGATCGCGGTCAGTTGCATCTGAACCCGGACCCGCCGCCAATTGCCGAGCGCCACGACCTGGCCTGCCCGGTGGAAGGGGGCGAGATCATCTTGCGGCTTTACCGCAATGCACCGCCCTCTCCGGAAGGCGATCCCGTATTCGTTTTCTTCCATGGCGGAGGCTGGGTGCTCGGCACGCTGGACACGCATGACGTGCCCTGTCGCCAGATTGCCATTGCCGCCGGAATCACCGTTATTTCAGTCGGGTATCGCCTGGCGCCGGAGCATAAATTCCCGACCGCGGTCAATGATGCCATCGCCGCCTGCCAGTGGATCGCACACAATGCCGCGATGCTGGGCATCGACCCGGCGCACATCGCGGTCGGCGGTGACAGTGCCGGTGGCAATCTTGCGGCTGTGCTCTGTCTGACGGCACGGGACCAGCCCATCCTGCCCCATCCGATCCGCCAGCAGATCCTGCTCTATCCCAGCACGGATATGAGAGGACGGCAGGCCAGTCACACCCTGTTCGGACAGGGATTTGGCCTGACCTCCGACACAATGCGATATTTCCTGACGCATTACCTCAGCTCACCGCACGATATACGGGACTGGCGCGCCTCTCCATTGCTGGCACCACGCCATGATGCCCTGCCGGAAGCCCTGATCATCACCAGCGGTTGCGACCCGCTGCGTGATGAGGGGGAAGACTATGCCATCAAACTGCGCGAAGCCGGGGTGGCAGTCTCGATGCAGCGTCTGGAAGGGCAGATCCATGGCTTCCTGACCATTGGCCGCTATTTATCCGCAGCCGGGGACACCATCGCCACGATCGCGGATTGTCTGCGTCGGCTTCAGGGGAAAAAGCCTACTCCGTTCACGACATCCTCCCCGGTCAGCCAGGGATAG